ATTTCGGATAGTGGCGGCGGATGTTCGTTGCCAGCCCATGGCCGCTGACCCGGCCGATCTTGGCGCTGATGACCTGGATGCCCAGCATCAGGGGGAACGTCAGGCAGACGGTCCACAGCATGCCGAAACCGAACTGGGCGCCCGCCTGCGAATACGTGGCGATGCCGCTGGGGTCGTCATCGGCCGCGCCTGTGATCAGGCCGGGGCCCAGCTTGCCCAGCCAGGTGTCGGATGGGTCGGCCCGGCCGCTGTCGGTCTGCATGCGTCGCTCCTGCGTGATGGAGCGAGCAGCGTATCACAGGCGGGCGGCGTCCAGAAGGGCGCCGCCCGGAAAATTCACGCGTCAGTAGCGCGCATCCTTCGGCTTGCCGCCCTTGGGCCAATCCTTGACCTTGTCGGGGAAGTCCGGACGGGGCATGTGCGTAAAATATTCGGCCACGTCGACGGCGTCCTGGTCGGACAGGTTGCCTTGTCCCAGCGGGAATTTCTGGCCGTGGCCCATCACCATATTGGCCTTGACGAAGCCGGCCGCCGTGTAGGTGCGGGCCATGCCGGCGCCAATGTTGAAGGAACGCTCACCCCACAGCGGCGGGAAGGCGACGACGCCGTTGGCGCCCTTGATGCCTTCGCCATTCGCGCCATGGCAAACGGCGCATTGCTCGGCATACACTTTTTTGCCATGCACGGGATCGGGCAGCAGAGCCCGGTCAATCTTCGCCACGCCGCGTCCCGCCACCTTGTCGCCCGCTTGCGTGGCGCCCTTCATCCAGTCGATGTAGGCGACCATCGCCTGCAGGTCGGGGCCGTCCACGGGCAGCGGCTTGCCGTGCATGGAGCGGCGGAAGCAGCCGTTGATGCGCTCTCCCAGGCTGATGACCTTGCCGGCACGCGGCGCTTCCGACGGGAAGAAGGCGGAAATGCCGAGGAAGGGCGAACCGTTGGCCACGGTGCCGCCATTCAGGTGGCAGCTGCTGCAATTGAGGTCGTTGCCCACGTTTTGCGGCAGCCGGGCCCGTGTTTCCGTCATCAGCTGCATGCCGTGAATCAATTGACTGGCGTTCGGATCGGCCGTCAGGGCGGCGAAGCGGGGCGTGACGAAGCCGCCCGCGTCCGGCGCCTTGAGCTTGAGCTCCTTGCGCACTTTGGCGATCTGCGCCGGGGTCACGGGTGCGCCCTGGTTGCCCCACTTGCCGCGCACAAAGGTGAGGATTTCCGCCAGTTCCGTGTCCGCCAGGCGGTCATACGCGGGCATGCCGAACGAGCGGGGCGAGTGCTGCGTGACGGCCGACTGCCAGCCCGTCAGCGCGATATGGATGACGGAGGTGGCGTCTTTCGATTGCACCGAGTCGTTCTGCGCCAGCGGCGGGAAGATGTTTTCCACGCCACGGCCGTCGCGGCGGTGGCAGGTGGCGCAGAACTGCAGGTAGCCGAGGCCGCCCCGCGTGTTGTACAGGGCATCGTTGCTGGCCGCCACGACGGGCGCCGTTTTCTTCGGCGGCGCGGCCGCCCCATCCTTGGCCGGCAAGCCGTGCAGGTAGTGCGCCAGCGCGTCGAGGTCGGCATCCGTGAAGTATTGCGTGCTGTGCGTGATGACTTCCGTCATGCTGCCGGCCGCCGTGCCGAAACTGTTGCGGCCGGTTTTCAGCAATTGCACGATGTCGCCCGGCGTCCACAGATTGCGCAGGTTCACCGCATGCCAGCCATCGAAGGTAAAACCGGACAGGTAGTGCTTGCCGCTGCCGCCGTCCTGGCCCATGGTTTTTTCCTGGAAAGCCACGCCGCGCGGCGTGTGGCAGGAGCCGCAATGGCCCAACCCTTGGGCCAGGTAGCTGCCCCGGTTCCACTGGGCCGACTTGGCGCTGTCGGGCTTGAACGGTGCGTCGTCGAGGAAGACGGCGTTCCACAGCGACAAGCCCCAGCGCATGCTGAACGGCCATTTCATGTCCGTTTCGCGGTTTTGCTGCGCCACGGGCGCCACGCCCCGCTGCAGATAGGCGTACAGCGCCTGCATGTCGTCGGGCGTGATCTTCGCGTAGGAAGGGTAGGGCATGGCCGGGTACAGATTGTGGCCGTCCGCCGCCACGCCCTTGCGCATGGCGCGGTCGAACTGGGCAAACGTGTACGTGCCCAGGCCCGTCTTCGCGTCGGGCGTGATATTCGTGCTGTAGATGGTGCCGAACGGCGTTTTCAGTTCCAGGCCGCCGGCCATGGCGGCGCCGTTCGGGCTGGTATGGCAGGCCACGCAGTCGCCAAGGCGGGCGACGTATTCGCCGCGCTTGATCAGCTCGGCCGAGGCTGCGGGCATCCTGGCGGGCGCGGCGGCGGGTGCCGCCCTGGCGTTGGCGCAGAAGCCCAGCATGCCCAGAAGCATTGCCGCCAGCCAGGCAGTGATCGAAAAGGAAAAAGCGGGAGGGCGGCGCGAACCGCGATGCAGGATGGAAATGGCGTTCATGGTGACCCTTTATTATTACGCGCAAGCTTACGCAGTCGTCACCACGGCGAACATTGGGAATTTCTTTCGAGCAACTAGGTAATCTTCCCTAGTGTTTTATAGCGGGAAATCGTGTAGCGGCGCCTGCAAGCTGGCCAGGATGCGTTCGCGCAGCCAGCGGTGCGCCGGGTCCAGGTGCATGCGTTCGTGCCAGACCATGGCCATTTCGTAGTCGGGCAGGGCGACGGGCGGCTCCCAGGTGCGCAGCGCGCCCAGCGCATTCTTCAGCAGGCGCGACGGCAGCAGGGCCACCATGTCGGACGCTGTCAGCAAGGGCGGCACGATCAGGAAATGCGGCACGGACAGCACCACCTTGCGCGTGCGCCCCAGCTTTTCCAGTGCCGTATCGACGTTGCTGCGGAAACCGCCGCCGTTGGGCGAGACGACGATGAATTCCAGCGCGCAGAACTGGTCGAGCTTGGGCGGCGATTGCAGCAACGGGTGGTCGTGGCGGCCCGCCAGCACATAGTGTTCAGTGAACAGCGTGCGGTGGCGCAAGCCGGGCGGCGCTTCTTCCTGCGCCAGGAAACCCAGGTCGACCTGGCCCGTTTCCAGGTCGTGCGCCATGCGCGCCGGCACGGCTTCGAACACGGCCATGCGCGACAACGGCGCCTGCGCGCGCAGGGCGGGCAGCATGGGCAGCAGGATCGCATATTCGGCGGCGTCGGCCGCCGCCAGGTTCCAGCGCACCTGGGCCGTGGCCGGATCGAAGGCCGCTTCGGGTTGCAAGACTTGCTCCAGCTGGGCCAGCACGGCTTGCAAGGGCGCCAGCAGGGCCAGCGCCCGCGCCGTGGGCAGCATGCCGCGCGGACCGGGCAAGAGCAGCGGATCGTCGAAGGCCGCGCGCAGCTTGCCCAGTTGCACGCTGACGGAGGGCTGGCTCAGGTGCAGTCGCGCGGCCGCCCGCGTGACGTTGCGCTCGATCAGCAGGGCGTTGAGGGTCAGCAGCAGGTTCAGGTCCAGCTTGCGCAAATTGTCCATGACTATACCTTGTATATCAACTATTCATTTCCGCTATGATAGCGCAAGCCCTACAGTGGTTCCTGTGACTTTTACTCTTCACCTTTTACAGGAACTAACTGATGCAACTGCATGAATATACAAGCTTTGATGGATTAGGACTGGCCCAGCTGCTGCGCGAGGGCGCCGTTTCCGCCGCCGAATTGCACGACGCAGCCCAGCGCGCCTGCGCCGCCGTCAATCCGCAGATCAATGCCGTGGTCGAGCTGTGGCCGGCCGATGTATCGCAGGTGGACGGCACCGCGCCATTCGCCGGCGTGCCATTCCTGATCAAGGATGTGGCCGTCACCATGGCGGGCCAGCGCAGCGAAGCGGGCAGCCGCCTGGGCGCCGGCCATGTCGCGTCCGCCGATTCCCATCTGATGACGCAGTTCCGCGCCGCCGGCCTGGCGACGTTCGGCCGCACCAGCACGCCGGAAATGGCGTTTGCCACCACCACCGAACCGGTCTTATATGGCGCCACGCGCAACCCGTGGAACGTCCACCTGAGCGCGGGCGGCTCCAGCGGCGGCGCGGCGGCGGCCGTGGCGGCTGGCATCGTGCCGCTGGCGCATGCGACGGATGCGGCCGGCTCCATCCGCGTGCCCGCCGCCTCGACGGGCCTGTTCGGCTTCAAGCCCAGCCGGGGACGGGTGTCGAACGGCCCCGCCATGGACGAAATCTTCAGCGGCCTGGGCGTGCAGCTGGGCGTGAGCCGCAGCGTGCGCGACAGCGCCGCCTTGCTCGACTGCGTGCAGGGCGTGCTGCCGGGTGAGCCGTATGTGACGAATCCTCCCGGCCACAGCTGGTTGTCGCAGGTGAGCGTGGCGCCGGGCAAGCTGCGCATCGCCGTGCAGCGGACCGCCAGCAATGGCGCCCGGCCCGTACCCGCCGTCGATGCCGCGCTGCAAGACACCGTGCGCCTGCTGGAAAGCCTGGGCCACCACGTGGAAGAAGTGTCGCCCGCGCTGGGCGTGTCGTGGCAAGCCTTCGTACAAGCCAATGCCGGCATCTGGTGCGCCAACCTGGTGCCGTGGATAGACGGCCTGGCGCGGGAAAGCGGGCGGACCGTGTCGCTCGATACGCTGGAACCGGCCACGTTGGCCTGCTACCGGTACGGGCAGACGGTGTCGGCCGTCGATTTCGTGGCCGCGCTCGACGTGCGCAACACCGTCACGCGTCAGGCCGGCGCCTTGTTTGAGCAGTACGACGTGCTGCTCACGCCCACCATGCCGGATATGCCGTGGCAACTGGGGTGCTATGGAGAAAACGAGGAAAAGCTCGATGGGCTGGGCTGGACGGCACGCCTGTTCGAGCATTCGCCGTACACGCCGCTGGCCAACGTGGCGGGCTTGCCGGCCATGTCCGTGCCGCTGGCCATGTCCAATGATGGCTTGCCGATCGGCATGCAGTTCATGGCCGGGTATGGAAACGATGGAACCTTGCTGCGCCTGGCGGGCCAGCTGGAGCGGGCGGCGCCATGGCTTCCAAGGCGGCCGCCTGTGTGGGCAGGCAAGGTGCAAGCACGCCTTGCGGACGGCTGAAACCGGCCACCATCGCGGCTTTGGCCAGCGACAAGAAGCCGGGGTCGGACCCGCCGGGTCCGACCCCAGTCCTTGTTCTTGGGTGAAAAGTATCAGGTGGGCATCGTAGTCAGCTGCGCCGCGCCCCGGCCTTCCATACGGAAACGAAATCGTTCCCACAGCCGGTCGTGGAAGGGCAGCACGATCACGTTGCAGATGGGCTCGACCACGGCCAGCAAGCCGCCGAAGGCCATGGAACCCGTGGCCCAGTACATGACGCTGAAAGCGACGCCCATGTGCATGGCCGTCTGGCTCAGCTTTTCACCGGCCAGGGCGGCAAAGCCCAGGCGGCTGGCCGCGTAGCGGCGGCGGATCGCGTGCCAGGCTTTTTCATGCCACGGCAGCAGGCTCACATTGATGATCGGTTCGATGATTGCGGCCAGGCCACCGAGTGCCAACGAGCCCGTCAGCAAATAGGCTAGGCCGAAGGCGATCGACATGTGCGTGCACACCTGGCTGAATGTTTTGATGGCTGTGAACAAGGGACGCTCCTTTCTGTTGAATTCGCTTATCCTTGATTTAGATAGTAACGATTCTCATTTACAAAAGGAAGTGAAATATTTCAACTGGATCGATAGATTTCATCTATTGATTTGGAAATATCAATTACCCATGCTGCGGGCGTATCCCGCTGCAGGCATCGCCGTCAGCGTATAGAGGGCCGGCCGGGATTGCGGCTTTTACCGCAAAAAGAATTCTAACCAATTGATTTATTTAGTAAATTCGACTTTGTAGTTCATCGGGGCCACCTCTCGCTCAAGGTCCAGCATGTATTCGCCGAATCGGTTGATGTGCCCTTTCCGATATGGCGCTAAGCCGCGAAGCACCTCCTCCGTTAGCACATATCCCTTTGCCTGTATTGTCTTGAGGAGCCGCGTCATCTCATGGACATTGTGCAGGATGACCATGTTCGCAACGAGCTGGTTGTACTTGATAACCTTGCGCTGTTCGTGCCGAACGTTTTCGGCAATGATGCCTTCGCCCCCAAAAAACAACCATTTGATGAAGCCGTTGAATTCCTCGCTCTTGTTGGTTGCTGCATGGATGGTACGACGCAATTCCGCGTCGTTGATGTACTTGAGCAGGAACATTGTCCGATGTACCCTACCGAGCTCGCGGAACGCGTAGTAGAGCTTGTTCTTGCGGCTAGCGGTCCCTAGGCGGCGCAGGATCGTCGATGGCGCAATCTTGCCCGCTTTTATGGAAATAACGACGCGCAGCATGTCCTTCATATGACGCGCGATCAGTTCCCAGTCGATCGATCCACGGAACAGGCTGCCAATATTGTCATACTGGTCGGCCTTGTCCGCCTTGAAGAACACCAGATCTTTGATATTGCGGATGCGCGGCATCAGGTCGATACCCAGCAGCGAAGCCAGGCCAAAGACAGGCGTGCTTTGGGCCTGGGTATCGCCGTGCAGCGTATCTGGCTGGATGTCCGACTGGTTGTTGATTAGCCCATCGAGGATGTAAACCGCCTCATAGACGCCGCATGGAATAAAGTGACTGAACAACGCGATGTACTTGTCGGACACATGGTAGTAGCCAATGCCGCCGTATCCACCGTAGCGGATATGGTATTCGGAAAGCAGGTTAGCCTCGTAAATGTTCCATTTGGTACCGTCGGCCGACGCGCTCTTTCCCGACCCCCAATAACGTGGCAATGCGAAGCGGTTGTATGCATTGATCACCTTGACGATCGCCTTGTCCAGACGCTGCTCGGTGACATGCTTGAGATTGAGCCAGGCCACCTGCTTGCGGCTCAGTCCCTTGATCGAGCGTGCGGTTTGCGTGGCGCCCAGGTTACAACCATAGCAAAACAACGTAGTGATGAAGCGCTTGCGCGGATCGTCTACTTTGGCCTCGAAGCCGGACAACGGACCGAAGAGTTTATGCAAGTCCAACCATTTTTCAGTCTCGGTCAATACATCAAGGATGCTCACCGGATCCATTTCATTGGTGACCATCTGCTCGATGGCGTCAAGTTCGGGTGGCGGCTTCGGGCGCTCCATGCGACGGATCACAATGCCGCTCTCGTCTATATCGGCAAGGCTATTTTGCGGGAATCGGCTGTCAACGTCGCGCGCTAGACTGCCGAGTTTGTCGCGCAACTGCGCGACAAACGCCGGAGCTTCCACCGACAGCCCTACCAGTTCACCATAGGCTTTCACTTCACGCTCGTATTGCTCCCAGTCCACCAGGTGGTTGCGATAATCATCGTAGTCGCCGCTATGCTCGACGTACAGATCGCCCGACTTGAGTTCATCCATGACTTGCGTCATCACGGCAAGTTCGAAATACTTGCGATGCACGTTCGCTGGGGCATCGGCTGCGACTCGGCCAAAAACCAGCTTGCGCCACTTATCGGACATCCAGTCCAGTGCCAATTCAGGTAGCGCACCTTCTGCCGCTGGCAGTTGTTCCTTGTGGCTGGAGCGATGCTTTTGGATGATGGCGATCGCCGCCAGCAGGCTCTGATCCTGGGAGCTCGATTTCAGACTGAGCGCTTCGAGGCACTTGAAGAGCAGGCTGCGCTTGCCAACATACCCGACCAGCATGAACGGATAATAGTTATTGCCAGCATACGCCATGTGCTCGTCGCATTCAGTGATCCATGCCCCAAGATCCCCGTCGAGGGATTGCTCGACCCTAGCGACGCGCTCCTCGTCGCTGCCCTCGTCGCTCAGGACGGTCAGCACTTCGCGGAACTGTCCGATCAAACGCTCAATCTGTTCGGCGTGCTGCAGGTGATATTGCCGCAACCGTTCCTCGGCACCGTTATGCAAGCTGCGGATGGTCTTGATGAAGATTTCGGCGATATCGTCCATTGCCTTCTGCAACTGGCTTTGAATCAGCAGCACGATGAGGGTGTGGCGCTTGAGTGGCTTGAGCCGCCGCATTTCCGCCACATCCAGGGCACGCGCCTCCAAAACGAGTTGTTCACGCTTGGTTGCGGCGATGGCCTCGGTATTGGGCAGATCCTGCGCCAGCGCGATCATGGTCTCAATGTGGGCCAGGAAATCCGTCACCGCACGCACATTGGGCTGCTTCGGCTCGCGTTTGAGGCTATCCCATATGCGCAGGTTCTTACCCGCAGTGAGCATGTGTTCAAAACGCTCGACCACGCAAGTTGGCAATCCGCCAGCCACCGCCTTATAGATGCCGTCATTGACGCTGGTACGGGAATGGCGAGCCAGCCTGAACAAGTAGGTGAATCCAGGCAGTTCCAGGCGACGCTGGACCAACTCTTCAATCAGGACATTGATAATGTCGGGTAGCTCCTGCTTGGTATGGGCAGCCTGCAGGGCCTGATCTTCCAGCCAGTATTCATCGGACGAGTCCATCACCCGGATCCCCACGTACCCGCGCAGACGGCGCTGGTGTGTTGTCTTGCTACCGGATTGATCGTATTGCGCCAGCGCTCGTTTTGCCGGAACGCGCAGACCGCTATGTTCGCAGATATGCCGCACCACGATAGACGGGATGCTCGACAAAGGGACGAAATAACCGAGCCTTTGCAACAGCATAAGTTGGATCAGCAAAAAAGTACGATGCGATGCTTGGCGATACAGCGTGAAGATATGGTCAATTTGAGCGCGCGAAGGCGTGTAGATCGCCCCGAGCTCCTGCTCAGTGAATTCTTGTTTCAGGCGTGGATAAGCCGTTTCATGAATATTCGTCATTGAAATCAGTCGACACCGGTCCAGCGAAGGAATTGCTGGAAATCGTGCATCGATTGCAAGTTTTTTGTCAAGCAATTAAACGTAAAGCATTCCAATCCGGCGACATATGTCTTTGACCTTCCCCATTATGGTAATGCGTATAGTGATGATACCGGTCATTCGGATCCGTACTTGCTCACGGTCAAGTGCATCGCAGCAATACCTTGACAGTGGGTCTGATACAACCTAGGCTACGAATACCGTCCATATAGATAGTTTATGAAGACCTCCCGCACAGTGCGATTGTTCACGACTCTTGTCGCGATACTTAGCATGCTGTTCATGCAGCATGCGGTTGCTTCGTACCTGTGCCCTGGCGTACCGATGGGAGGCGGTGGCTCTGTTGTAGCCGCAGGTGTTAGGGCATCTGCGATGCCCGCGATGACAGATTGCGCTGGCATGGACACTGACCAGTCGACGTTGTGTCAAATTTATGCTGTGGGAGATGCATCCAGGCAGTCGCTGGACAAGACACCTGTCGCCGACCACCCATCATTCGTCCCTGTTGTCCTGCTTTTGACGTTAGCTATTTATGACACTCCCGTAGTGTATTCAGCAAAACCTCCTTTGCTCATTACCTTGGCGAGGCCAACGGCACCGCCTATCGCTATCCGCCATTGCTGTTTGCGTATTTGATACTCCAGACTGCCTAGATCGTCATCGCCTTGTCGGGTTCGACAGGGCGTTGTTGCCCATCGCATTCTGGAGCTGCCATGCCAATCCCGTACTCCGTGCAGTCGCATGCACGCGTCGTCCGTCTTCGCCCATTCATGAAGACGGCGCTCGCTCTCGCCCTTACTTTTCCGCTGCTTGCCTTCGTTCATGATGCGCGCGCGGCCCCCCAGCCAATCACCTTCACCGAGGCGCTGCAGCAGGCTGTCGTCCGCTCGCGCCAACTTCATGCGCAGGACCAGGCCACTGTCGCTGCACATGAAATGGCGGTAGCGGTGGCGCAGCGCCCCGATCCCACTCTCAAGGTCGGCATCGATAATGTGCCCTTAAGTGGCAGTGATCGCTTTAGTTTGAGCGGGGATTTCATGACGATGCGGCGCATCGGCATTTCGCAGGAACTGACACGCGCCGATAAATTGCGCTGGCGTTCCGCACGTCTTGAGCGCGAAGCCGACAAGGCGCAGGCGCAAAAAGATGTCGCACTCGCCGCGATTCAGCGCGACACGGCGATCTCCTGGCTCAACGTCTACTACATTCGGAAAATGTCAGTAGTTCTGACAGAACAAGTGGTCTTTTCCCGCCAGGAAATTGACGCCGCTACGGCCGCCTATCGGGGCGGGCGTGGCAGCCAGGCCGACGTGCTGGCTGCGCGTTCTGCCTTGTTAACCCTTGAGGACCGAGCCAGTCAGGTCGAACGCGACCTCAATACGGCAAAAAACATGCTGGTGCGTTGGACCGGCAGCAGCGGCGAACTTGCCGATGCCAGCATGCCCGACTTGGGCACCATCCCTCTGGACCCGGTGTTGCTCGACACTGAACTGGCGCACCGCCCGCAGATCATGGTGTTGAATCGGCAGGAAGAAGCCGCCCAGGCGGACGTCAATCTGGCGCAAGCGAACCGACGCCCGGACTGGAGTATCGAGTTCGCATTCCAGCAGCGCGGTGCGGCCTATTCAAACATGGTCTCCATTGGCCTGTCTCTGCCATTGCAGTGGGATCGCAAGAACCGGCAGGACCGCGAACTAGGCTCCAAACTCGCCTTGGTCGAACAAGCCAGGAGCGAGCGCGACGAACTGCTGCGGGAAGATGCTGCCAACATCCGTGCCTTGCTCATCGAATGGAGGAGTGGCCAAGAACGTAGCGAGCGCTACGCGCTCCAGCTATTGCCACTAGCCGACGAGCGCAGCCTGGCGCTCCTGGCCTCCTATCGTGGCGGTAAAGCCTCTTTGGCCGAGGTGCTCGCTGCCAGGCGTAACAGTGCTGACATGCACGTTCAGTTGCTGCAGTTGCAGATGAATACAGCCCAGTTTTGGGCACAGCTTCGCTTCCTCTTTCCCGACACCGCAAGCGCGCAGATTTCCGCAGTACATAGCCAGCAGGAACTCAAATGAACAATAAGAAATTACGCGTCCTAGTACTTGCGGGTGCCCTTGCAGCGGTCGCTTATGCCGGTTACCAGTTTGGTGTACGACAAGCACATCAGACAGTATCTACAGGTGACGTCAAGGCGGTATCCGGCAACGCAGCAGGCGCCGCGAGTGCTGCCAACAAGAAACCATTATATTGGCATGACCCCATGGTGCCGGGCCAGAAGTTTGACAAACCCGGTAAGTCACCGTTCATGGATATGCCGCTGGTGCCCGTCTATGCTGCGGGGGATGGTGAGGACAGTAATGTTACGATTAGCCCGCGGGTCCAGCAAAACCTGGGAGTGCGCACAGCGCTCGTCACATCAGGAAGGATGTCCGCCGGCTTGGTTGCCGTCGGTAACGTTGCCTATAACGAGCGCGACGTGGCACTGGTGCAGGCGCGTAGCGGTGGATTTGTAGAGCGCTTGTATGCGCGTGCCCTGCTCGATCCGGTGGAAAAGGGGCAACCCTTGGCTGACTTGTATGTCCCTGACTGGATCGCGGCACAAGAAGACTATCTGGCAAGCCGTCGTATGCAAGGCAATGAAACAGCATCCCTGGTCGACGCTGCCCGCCAGCGCATGCGGCTAGTTGGTATGAGTGAGGGGCAAATCCGGCTAGTCGAGTCAAGTGGAAAGGTCCATCCTCGCTTGACGGTTTCAGCACCCATCAGCGGTGTGATCGCAGAGCTTGGCGCCCGCGAAGGAATGACCGTCTCCGCTGGTGCGCCGCTGTTTCGCATCAATGGACTTGCGACAGTATGGGTCAACGCGGAGGTTCCCGAAAGCGTGGCGGCCAAGGTTCGCCCTGGTGACGCCGTCGAAGCGCAGGTACAGGCGCTACCCGGAACTATTTTCAAGGGCAAGGTGGGTGCCATTTTGCCGGAAGTTAATGCCGCGACGCGAACCCTGAAAGCCCGTGTGGAGCTGGCTAACCCCGGCGCTCAGTTGTTGCCCGGTATGTTTGCTACTCTGACCTTCGCGTCAAACAGTGGCACCGATGTTTTGCAGGTGCCGTCGGAGGCAGTCATCCAGACGGGTACGCGCAGCGTTGTCATGCTTGCCCAGGAGGGCGGCAAGTTTATGCCCGTCGATGTGGAGGTCGGCAGCGAAGGCAGTGGTCTCACCGAAATTCGCAAGGGCCTATCCGCTGGTCAGAAAGTGGTCGTCTCGGCGCAGTTCTTGATCGATTCCGAGGCCAGCCTGAAGGGAACGACGACACGCATGAGCGATACGCAGTCCCCTGACGCAGACAAGGCACTTCCGCGCCACCATGGGGTAGGCAAGGTCGAACAGATCGGCAAGGATGAAATCACCATTTCGCATGGCCCTATCACGTCGCTGCAGTGGGGGGCGATGACGATGGGTTTCAAAGTGTCTTCCACGGGCTTGCAGCGCAATATTGGCATAGGTGACCGAGTCGCCTTCGACATCCAGCAAGGCGAGGATGGCAGCTTTGAGATCGTGGCCATTGCGCCGACCTCCGGTGCGCCGAAACCCGAAAATAAACCCATGGGTGGCATGAAAGCACCCGCGGGAGTGGCGAAATGATCACAAAACTGATCCGCTGGTCTATCAGCAACCGTTTTCTGGTCTTGTTGGCGACTGTATTCATTACGGTCTGGGGCATTTGGTCGCTGGCGCGCACGCCGCTCGATGCCATTCCCGACCTGTCGGACGTGCAGGTTATTATCCGCACCAGCTATCCGGGGCAAGCGCCGCAAATCGTCGAGAACCAGGTCACGTATCCACTGACCACCACCATGCTGTCGGTGCCGGGTGCCAAGACGGTGCGCGGATACTCGTTTTTCGGTGACTCCTTCGTCTACATTCTGTTTGAAGACGGTACCGATCCGTACTGGGCGCGTTCACGGGTGTTGGAATATCTGAACCAGGTGCAGTCACGCCTGCCACCGCAGGCAAAAACCGCGCTCGGACCAGATGCGACCGGCGTCGGCTGGGTCTATGAATATGCGCTGGTCGACCGTAGCGGCAAGACCGATTTGTCGCAATTGCGCGCCTTGCAGGACTGGTTTCTCAAGTATGAGTTGAAAGCGGTGCCCAACGT
This window of the Janthinobacterium agaricidamnosum genome carries:
- a CDS encoding TolC family protein; this translates as MPIPYSVQSHARVVRLRPFMKTALALALTFPLLAFVHDARAAPQPITFTEALQQAVVRSRQLHAQDQATVAAHEMAVAVAQRPDPTLKVGIDNVPLSGSDRFSLSGDFMTMRRIGISQELTRADKLRWRSARLEREADKAQAQKDVALAAIQRDTAISWLNVYYIRKMSVVLTEQVVFSRQEIDAATAAYRGGRGSQADVLAARSALLTLEDRASQVERDLNTAKNMLVRWTGSSGELADASMPDLGTIPLDPVLLDTELAHRPQIMVLNRQEEAAQADVNLAQANRRPDWSIEFAFQQRGAAYSNMVSIGLSLPLQWDRKNRQDRELGSKLALVEQARSERDELLREDAANIRALLIEWRSGQERSERYALQLLPLADERSLALLASYRGGKASLAEVLAARRNSADMHVQLLQLQMNTAQFWAQLRFLFPDTASAQISAVHSQQELK
- a CDS encoding efflux RND transporter periplasmic adaptor subunit, producing MNNKKLRVLVLAGALAAVAYAGYQFGVRQAHQTVSTGDVKAVSGNAAGAASAANKKPLYWHDPMVPGQKFDKPGKSPFMDMPLVPVYAAGDGEDSNVTISPRVQQNLGVRTALVTSGRMSAGLVAVGNVAYNERDVALVQARSGGFVERLYARALLDPVEKGQPLADLYVPDWIAAQEDYLASRRMQGNETASLVDAARQRMRLVGMSEGQIRLVESSGKVHPRLTVSAPISGVIAELGAREGMTVSAGAPLFRINGLATVWVNAEVPESVAAKVRPGDAVEAQVQALPGTIFKGKVGAILPEVNAATRTLKARVELANPGAQLLPGMFATLTFASNSGTDVLQVPSEAVIQTGTRSVVMLAQEGGKFMPVDVEVGSEGSGLTEIRKGLSAGQKVVVSAQFLIDSEASLKGTTTRMSDTQSPDADKALPRHHGVGKVEQIGKDEITISHGPITSLQWGAMTMGFKVSSTGLQRNIGIGDRVAFDIQQGEDGSFEIVAIAPTSGAPKPENKPMGGMKAPAGVAK